A single genomic interval of Spinacia oleracea cultivar Varoflay chromosome 6, BTI_SOV_V1, whole genome shotgun sequence harbors:
- the LOC110805347 gene encoding uncharacterized protein: MELDIVEEEVEIELVGPMDIAEQQAATLAEQQAATLAEQQAATLAEQQAATLAEHQAAAEHQAAAEHQAANGADPMSLALKDGGYLLYLADALADVIHDQDRNGADVNDYVNDDQILFNQWNCPNVDHDVNKITQEKNDHDAAEIEVDVKEASDDSNADVNNSNQGVVNDEDAEDKEVKEKKNENNDDEEAPKNEEEENYKEVKEKKNENNDDEEAPKNEEGENYEEVRQKKNENNDDEEAPKNVEGENYEEVRQKKNENNDDEEAPKNEAPKNDEEEEVPKHEVDQAAAGQNENERITDEKSADEEAPKNDEEEEVPKHEVDQAAVGQNENEQITDEKSADVSNVGKNENKNKSTKTDEDDADVDLPVLQCHGRWASMKSCYIVVGERSWMDDQVDNQLDNPTVTGEWLLYHAMTSKFNEKRRMAMELIENSPAI; the protein is encoded by the exons ATGGAGCTGGATATAGTGGAGGAGGAAGTAGAGATTGAGCTAGTGGGTCCAATGGATATAGCGGAGCAGCAAGCCGCAACGCTAGCGGAGCAGCAAGCCGCAACGCTAGCGGAGCAGCAAGCCGCAACGCTAGCGGAGCAGCAAGCCGCAACGCTAGCAGAGCACCAAGCCGCAGCGGAGCACCAAGCCGCAGCGGAGCACCAAGCCGCAAATGGAGCTGATCCGATGTCCCTAGCCTTGAAAGATGGAgggtatttattatatttagccGATGCTTTAGCCGACGTGATTCATGATCAGGACCGAAATGGAGCTGatgtaaatgattatgtgaatgaCGACCAGATATTGTTTAATCAA TGGAATTGTCCGAATGTGGATCATGATGTGAATAAGATTACTCAGGAGAAGAATGATCATGATGCTGCTGAGATTGAGGTGGACGTGAAGGAGGCAAGTGATGATTCGAATGCTGATGTGAATAACTCCAACCAG GGTGTAGTGAATGATGAAGATGCTGAGGATAAGGAGGTGAAGGAGAAGAAAAATGAGAATAATGATGATGAGGAGGCGCCGAAGAATGAGGAGGAGGAGAATTATAAGGAGGTGAAGGAGAAGAAAAATGAGAATAATGATGATGAGGAGGCGCCGAAGAATGAGGAGGGGGAGAATTATGAGGAGGTGAGGCAGAAGAAAAATGAGAATAATGATGATGAGGAGGCGCCGAAGAATGTGGAGGGGGAGAATTATGAGGAGGTGAGGCAGAAGAAAAATGAGAATAATGATGATGAGGAGGCGCCGAAGAATGAGGCGCCGAAGAATGACGAGGAAGAAGAGGTCCCGAAACATGAGGTGGATCAAGCTGCTGCAGGGCAGAATGAAAATGAGCGGATCACTGATGAAAAGAGTGCCGATGAGGAGGCGCCGAAGAATGACGAGGAAGAAGAGGTCCCGAAACATGAGGTGGATCAAGCTGCTGTAGGGCAGAATGAAAATGAGCAGATCACTGATGAAAAGAGTGCCGATGTGTCGAATGTAGGGAAGAAtgaaaacaagaacaa GAGTACAAAAACAGATGAAGATGATGCTGATGTTGATTTACCAGTCCTACAATGTCATGGCCGATGGGCAAGCATGAAATCATGCTACATTGTAGTCGGGGAAAGATCATGGATGGACGATCAGGTAGATAATCAG CTCGACAACCCTACTGTCACCGGAGAATGGTTGTTGTATCATGCGATGACCAGCAAATTCAATGAGAAAAGAAGAATGGCAATGGAGCTAATTGAAAACAGTCCTGCAATATGA